In Oryzias melastigma strain HK-1 linkage group LG18, ASM292280v2, whole genome shotgun sequence, one DNA window encodes the following:
- the LOC112156267 gene encoding Fc receptor-like protein 4 has protein sequence FTAAQKNLLEFSSSVIQKGGFLSVSTGDTVTLECSYMGADLTWIFWYKQTLGQRPEPISSFYAYGSILTFFDQFNNPRFSLDTKNQNHCLTISDLQFSDSATYYCAARHGNVLKFTEGVTVSVKGPGVTMKTSVDQSSSENIHAGDSVTLNCTVHTGSCDGEHRVYWFKVSEDSHPGLIYTDGGRNDQCERNNNTQTHSCVYELSMKNLNESHAGIYYCAVVSCGHILFGNGTKLNLTDSAAPLNSVILHTLVGLLTIMIVLVVFLLFLLWKMNKRNKCTSTDERSPAAPLSSIETENKDTESLHYAALNVKRSKKSRRQKNNSNTDCVYAGVRQQN, from the exons ttcactgcaGCCCAGAAAAATCTTCTAGAATTTTCCTCCTCTGTAATCCAAAAAGGTGGTTTTCTCTCCGTCTCCACTGGAGACACTGTTACTTTAGAATGTTCTTATATGGGTGCAGATTTAACATGGATCTTCTGGTACAAGCAAACACTGGGACAAAGACCTGAACCCATCTCTAGTTTCTATGCTTATGGGTCAATATTGACCTTTTTTGATCAATTCAACAATCCACGCTTTAGTCTGGACACAAAAAACCAAAATCATTGTTTGACGATTTCAGATCTGCAATTTTCAGACTCAGCTACTTACTACTGTGCAGCACGACATGGAAATGTTCTTAAATTTACAGAGGGTGTTACAGTCAGTGTGAAAGGTCCAGGTGTAACCATGAAGACTTCAGTGGATCAGTCGTCCTCTGAGAACATCCATGCAGGAGACTCTGTGACTCTGAACTGTACAGTACACACTGGGAGCTGTGATGGAGAACACAGAGTTTACTGGTTCAAAGTCTCTGAAGACTCTCATCCAGGACTCATTTACACTGATGGAGGCAGAAATGATCAGTGTGAGagaaacaacaacacacaaacacacagttgtgTCTATGAACTGTCTATGAAGAACCTGAATGAGTCTCATGCTGGgatctactactgtgctgttgTCTCATGTGGACACATACTGTTTGGAAACGGGACCAAACTGAACCTCACAG actctgcagctccactgaaCTCTGTGATTCTTCACACTTTGGTGGGATTATTGACCATCATGATCGTCCtcgttgtttttctgcttttcctgcTGTGGAAGATGAACAAGAGAAACAAATGCACCTCCACAG ATGAAAGATCACCTGCTGCCCCATTAAGTAGCATAGAG ACTGAGAACAAAGACACAGAAAGTCTCCATTACGCTGCTTTAAATGTTAAGAGGTCCAAGAAATCAAGAAGACAGAAGAACAACTCCAACACAGACTGTGTTTATGCCGGTGTGAGACAACAGAACTGA